A single region of the Prevotella sp. HUN102 genome encodes:
- a CDS encoding magnesium transporter CorA family protein, producing MKTYWNISGNLNPIKEWQPNCWIQVTCPTEQEQQELEETYNIPDYFISDISDTDERARYEYDDGWMLIILRIPYVKEIRSRTPYTTVPLGIIHKRDVTITVCNFETNMMLDFVSYQQKRGEGFTDYVDMIFRLFLSSAVWYLKRLKQISSLIEKAKRNLDKEVNNESLIGLSRLQDSLTYFVTSIRGNENLLAKLKFKLQVDELDADLIEDVNIEMSQARETTSIYSDILESTMDTYSSIINNNMNTIMRTLTSVSIIMMFPTLIASLFGMNLVNGMENNSWGFLIALVISVCVSGLTWWILRHKRLI from the coding sequence ATGAAAACATATTGGAACATTAGCGGAAATCTGAATCCTATCAAGGAATGGCAGCCAAACTGCTGGATTCAGGTAACTTGCCCGACAGAGCAAGAACAGCAAGAGCTGGAAGAAACATACAACATACCCGATTACTTTATCTCTGACATCAGCGATACCGACGAGCGTGCCCGTTATGAATACGACGACGGCTGGATGCTCATCATTCTGCGTATCCCCTATGTGAAGGAGATACGTTCCCGAACGCCTTACACCACCGTTCCGTTGGGTATTATCCACAAGCGCGACGTAACGATAACGGTCTGCAATTTCGAGACGAATATGATGCTCGACTTCGTTTCCTATCAGCAGAAGCGCGGGGAAGGATTCACGGACTATGTTGATATGATTTTCCGTCTCTTCCTAAGCTCAGCCGTGTGGTATCTGAAGCGTCTGAAGCAGATCAGCAGCTTGATAGAAAAAGCAAAGCGAAACCTCGACAAGGAAGTGAACAACGAGAGCCTGATAGGATTGAGCCGGTTGCAGGATTCGCTCACTTACTTCGTTACATCCATTCGCGGCAACGAGAATCTGCTTGCAAAGCTGAAGTTCAAGTTGCAGGTCGATGAACTGGATGCCGACCTGATTGAAGACGTCAATATTGAGATGAGTCAGGCGCGCGAAACAACGAGCATTTATTCCGACATTCTCGAATCCACGATGGACACCTATTCGAGCATCATCAACAACAATATGAACACGATAATGCGTACGCTCACTTCCGTGTCCATTATTATGATGTTCCCGACGCTCATCGCCTCTCTTTTCGGTATGAATCTCGTGAACGGAATGGAGAACAACAGTTGGGGATTCCTCATAGCCTTGGTGATTTCGGTCTGCGTTTCGGGTCTTACGTGGTGGATATTGAGGCACAAGCGACTGATTTAG
- the sprA gene encoding cell surface protein SprA, with amino-acid sequence MRQRKYILSTLLLLAGISLLAWGNSIASVFPLGNTLLSVVAPPDTAKKAAPVIPQIEIDEEVIPDSLLHPRWKVQRTTPITYGDLERGTLDLSRPENMKQTVEYNDTLDRYIIGNKIGDTYVTAPIMMTPEEYRKWSEKRSFAEYYRSKNKEILERQGKEKFDFTDMHFSLGPAEKIFGPGGVRIKTQGTAEIKFGATLKNIDNPSLPIRNRKTTTMNFDEKINLNVNGKVGDKVNMNLNYNTDATFDFDAQNIKLRYEGKEDEIIKLVEGGNVSFPSNNSLVQGASSLFGIRTDFQFGKLKLQTVLSQKKSSNKSVSSKGGKQLTPFEMSAADYEENRHFFLSHYFRSKYDGAMKTLPNLTTGVTINRVEIWVTNKSGNTNNTRNIIALSDLGENMNVSRTDLWGAGGGAVPSNNANTEYSTIAQNYPQARNIDQSATVLDGLGMVGGNDYEKLSSARLLSSSEYSVNTALGYVSLRTGLQTDQVLAIAYEYTYGGVTYQVGEFASDRTDVNEALFVKALKNTSNNPRQANWDLMMKNVYYLASTVEREKFRLDVKFQSDTAGVYLSYIPEAQVKDQTLIKALGADRLDNNNNAHSNGYFDYVDGYTVSNGRVFFPAAEPFGEYMYNYLVSKGVPATTAQKYAFVELYDSTKTIAKQIAEKDKYLLTGQFRGTSANVISLGAYNVPQGSVVVTAGGVTLSEGSDYSVDYSAGEVTILNQSIIDAGTSVNVSLESQSDYGQERKTMFGLNWQYDFSKNFMVGGTFMHLSEQALTTKVNMGTEPISNTLWGLNMSWKKESQWLTNMLDKLPFLHLTQPSHISFTAEFAQLLAGQSSGTQDNASYLDDFENTKSTIDVSHPTSWIISSVPSDFPESSDKTTLASGFNRSLLAWYNIDPLFTRQSSTLTPGHIKSDLEQLSNHYVREVYVHELFPNRDQSSYNGSTSTLPILNLAYYPDERGPYNFSTSLDINGRLANPRQRWGGMMRKLDTNDFETANIEYIEFWMLDPFIYTNNQADANAYGGDFYINLGEVSEDVLHDGKKFYESGMPVDGSQAWATTQWGRIPTQTTVTYAFATTSGSRALQDVGFNGLTDAEEQQFESYQDFLTYARTHTNQAVFDSIWADPANDDYHYYRGTDWDRIQAPILQRYKRINNPQGNSPDSDNRNERYDTSYKTTPDVEDINQDYTLNEYEKYYQYKISIRPNDLEVGQNYVVDKRVASVKLRNGKTQNATWYQFRIPLTEYQKRVGSINDFTSIRFMRMFLTDFEKPIVLRFATFDLVRGEWRLYQQNLTNAASTSGSMAVSAVSIEENNDKTPVNYVLPPGISREQDPTQPQLVQNNEQALAMTVTNLGNKESKAVYKNTTLDIRQYKRLQMFVHANALAQNTTNLTDNQLAVFIRLGSDYKNNYYEYEIPLKLTPEGKYDTYSRQDCEAVWPVENMLDIPISLFTEAKRQRNAGRGNGTASYNREYSIYDEKNPANRVSVMGNPTLGEIKTMIVGVRNLSGAEKSGEVWLNELRLLEFNNEGGWAARGQLNIQLSDFGTVDVNASHSTDGFGGLEQGVSERKQESNTDVSVTASLELGKFFPDKAKVSAPLYYSVTKSESRPKYNPLDTDMELDAALDAAVSQHERDSIESIAVTKRTTTNFSLSNVRVGIQTKRHPMPYDPANFSFSYSHSHTRTTGETTVYETEDNWRGAMNYSWTPVYKSWGPFKKLIKSKSKYFDILKRFELNWLPQNIAFHTELTRNYYELQERDMESTENSMLPLTFNEQFLWNRDFSLRWDFTRNLHVNFQSATHAEIEEPYTPINKDLYADRYEAWKDSVWTSIKNLGTPLDYQQNFTLSYQLPLNMIPIFDWLNADANYTAAYTWVRGTNLENGTSLGNTITTNRMLNINTTLNFERLYNHIPFLKKTNERFNKPMTRPTAKKREKIRLGKQTLAGQKEDEDKKKELPKNAKSFEKEITIPADTAIIVSHSKKTKRLNLSLKDADGHSVKLKWKKLDENRVKLYNKTDSILRLKVTVTPKEPLDDKGWYKTAQVIARGLMMVRNASISYRNQYSMSLPGFMPTIGDAFGQTRGQGAMSPGLDFAFGMVGDSYIDKARENNWLLMNDSVATPATTNKTEDLQLRITLEPIRDLKIDLNASRTETKSKSVQYMYVGNPTTQSGSLTMTTLSLGTAFESMGNANNGYRSTTFEKFVHSLDAVRNRVEAQYHGASYPLSYGGGKFNPSVGRVDKYSADVMIPAFLNAYTSMSGNGLNIFPTLKSMLPNWTVRYSGLSRLPFFQQYFKSVNINHSYKSIFAIGSYQSYSTWQEYMNGLGFVADAASGAPVPSSMYNISQVSINEAFSPLLGVDVTMQNNLTARLEYRQTRVLSLSMTSVQVNEATSKDWVVGIGYRINNVNLFGGRNTRLVKNNKKKNGKAAEQSGQNNSISRNNGGLNRDLNLRLDLSYRKQAAITRDIATLASAASSGNTAFKASFMGDYTLSRMITASVYYDLQINTPLLSSSSYPTTTHDFGVSLKLSLTR; translated from the coding sequence TTGAGACAACGAAAATACATATTATCCACTCTGCTTCTGCTTGCAGGTATCAGCCTGTTGGCGTGGGGAAACAGTATAGCCAGTGTCTTTCCACTTGGAAATACGCTTCTGTCTGTGGTAGCTCCTCCCGACACGGCAAAGAAAGCCGCGCCCGTTATTCCGCAGATAGAGATTGACGAGGAAGTAATTCCCGACTCGCTGCTGCATCCCCGTTGGAAGGTGCAGCGCACTACTCCCATTACTTATGGTGATTTGGAGCGGGGAACGCTGGACCTTTCCCGTCCGGAGAATATGAAGCAGACGGTGGAATATAACGATACGCTCGACAGATACATCATCGGTAACAAGATAGGCGACACCTACGTTACTGCACCTATTATGATGACTCCCGAAGAATATCGTAAGTGGAGCGAGAAACGCAGCTTTGCAGAGTATTACCGGTCGAAGAACAAGGAAATACTGGAGCGTCAGGGAAAGGAGAAATTCGACTTTACGGATATGCACTTCTCGCTCGGTCCGGCAGAGAAAATCTTCGGTCCGGGCGGTGTGCGCATCAAGACGCAGGGTACTGCCGAAATAAAATTCGGTGCCACGCTGAAGAATATCGACAATCCTTCGCTGCCTATCCGCAACCGTAAGACGACGACGATGAATTTCGACGAGAAAATCAACCTCAACGTGAATGGTAAGGTGGGCGATAAGGTGAATATGAACCTCAATTACAACACCGATGCTACTTTCGATTTCGATGCCCAGAACATAAAACTGCGCTATGAGGGTAAGGAGGACGAAATCATAAAGTTGGTTGAAGGCGGCAATGTGTCGTTCCCGTCCAATAATTCCTTGGTGCAGGGGGCGTCTTCCCTGTTTGGTATCCGTACTGATTTCCAGTTCGGTAAGCTGAAGTTGCAGACCGTTCTTTCGCAGAAAAAGTCGTCCAACAAAAGTGTAAGTTCAAAAGGCGGCAAGCAATTGACGCCATTTGAGATGTCGGCTGCCGACTATGAGGAGAACCGACACTTCTTCCTTTCCCACTATTTCCGTTCAAAATACGATGGCGCAATGAAGACATTGCCCAACCTTACTACGGGCGTTACCATCAATCGTGTGGAAATCTGGGTTACGAACAAGAGTGGGAATACGAATAATACCCGTAATATCATCGCATTGAGCGACCTCGGCGAGAATATGAACGTGAGTCGTACAGACCTCTGGGGCGCAGGTGGGGGAGCTGTTCCAAGCAACAATGCCAATACGGAATACAGCACCATTGCGCAGAACTATCCACAGGCGCGCAACATCGACCAGTCGGCGACTGTTCTTGACGGGCTGGGAATGGTAGGAGGAAACGATTATGAGAAACTCTCAAGTGCCCGATTGCTCAGCAGTTCTGAGTATTCTGTGAACACGGCATTGGGCTATGTGTCTCTGCGTACTGGTTTGCAGACCGATCAGGTACTGGCTATTGCGTATGAATATACCTATGGTGGGGTTACGTATCAGGTGGGAGAGTTTGCAAGCGACCGTACCGACGTGAATGAAGCACTCTTCGTCAAGGCTTTGAAGAACACGAGCAACAATCCTCGTCAGGCCAACTGGGACTTGATGATGAAGAATGTTTATTATCTTGCATCGACCGTTGAGAGGGAAAAGTTCCGATTGGATGTGAAGTTCCAAAGCGATACGGCAGGTGTTTACCTTTCTTATATACCCGAGGCGCAGGTCAAGGACCAAACGTTGATAAAGGCATTGGGGGCTGACCGTCTGGATAATAACAACAATGCTCACTCCAATGGATATTTCGACTATGTGGATGGCTACACGGTGTCCAATGGTCGTGTGTTCTTTCCGGCTGCCGAACCGTTCGGTGAGTATATGTATAACTATCTTGTTTCCAAAGGAGTGCCTGCCACTACGGCGCAGAAGTATGCGTTTGTCGAATTGTATGATTCCACAAAGACGATAGCGAAGCAGATTGCAGAGAAGGATAAGTATCTCTTGACAGGACAGTTCCGTGGAACGAGTGCCAATGTGATTTCCTTGGGCGCATACAACGTGCCTCAGGGGTCGGTGGTGGTTACGGCAGGTGGCGTTACTCTGTCGGAAGGTTCGGATTACAGCGTGGATTACAGCGCAGGCGAGGTTACGATTCTCAATCAGAGCATCATCGATGCCGGTACTTCCGTGAATGTTTCTTTGGAAAGTCAGAGCGACTACGGGCAGGAACGGAAAACGATGTTCGGTTTGAACTGGCAATACGACTTCTCAAAGAACTTTATGGTTGGCGGTACTTTTATGCATCTGTCGGAACAGGCTCTGACAACGAAGGTGAATATGGGAACCGAACCTATCAGCAATACTTTGTGGGGATTGAATATGAGTTGGAAAAAGGAAAGTCAGTGGCTCACCAATATGCTCGATAAACTTCCTTTCCTACACCTCACTCAGCCTTCACATATATCCTTTACGGCAGAGTTTGCACAGTTGCTGGCAGGGCAGAGCAGCGGCACTCAGGACAATGCTTCGTATCTGGATGACTTTGAAAATACGAAGAGCACAATCGACGTGAGCCATCCTACGAGCTGGATTATCTCAAGTGTGCCGTCCGACTTCCCCGAATCGTCCGACAAGACAACGCTTGCAAGTGGATTCAATCGCAGTCTTTTGGCGTGGTATAACATTGATCCGCTCTTTACTCGTCAAAGCAGTACGCTCACGCCGGGGCATATCAAGAGCGATTTGGAGCAACTTTCCAACCATTATGTGCGTGAAGTGTATGTCCACGAACTGTTCCCTAATCGCGACCAGAGCAGTTACAACGGTTCAACTTCGACACTTCCCATCCTTAATCTCGCTTATTATCCTGACGAACGTGGCCCGTACAACTTCAGTACAAGTTTGGATATAAACGGCCGTCTTGCCAATCCACGCCAGAGATGGGGAGGTATGATGCGGAAGTTGGACACCAACGACTTCGAGACTGCCAATATAGAGTACATAGAGTTCTGGATGCTCGACCCATTCATCTATACCAACAATCAGGCAGACGCAAATGCGTATGGAGGCGACTTTTATATAAATCTCGGTGAAGTGTCGGAAGACGTGCTGCACGACGGTAAGAAATTCTATGAGAGTGGTATGCCCGTGGATGGAAGCCAAGCTTGGGCCACAACGCAGTGGGGACGCATCCCTACTCAGACCACCGTTACCTACGCATTTGCGACAACCAGCGGCAGCCGAGCCTTGCAGGATGTGGGATTCAACGGCTTGACAGACGCAGAAGAACAGCAGTTTGAGTCTTATCAGGACTTCCTTACCTACGCAAGAACCCATACCAATCAGGCCGTGTTCGACTCAATATGGGCCGACCCTGCCAACGACGACTATCATTATTACCGTGGAACGGACTGGGACCGCATTCAAGCACCAATCCTTCAGCGTTATAAGAGAATCAACAATCCACAGGGCAACTCGCCCGATTCTGACAATCGTAACGAGCGTTACGATACTTCCTACAAGACCACGCCTGATGTGGAGGACATCAATCAGGATTATACGCTGAACGAATACGAGAAATACTACCAGTATAAAATCAGTATTCGTCCGAACGACCTTGAAGTGGGACAAAACTATGTGGTGGACAAACGCGTTGCTTCGGTGAAGCTGCGCAATGGAAAGACACAAAATGCCACTTGGTACCAATTCCGTATTCCATTGACCGAATATCAGAAGCGTGTAGGATCTATCAACGACTTCACGAGCATTCGTTTTATGCGTATGTTCCTCACTGATTTCGAGAAACCTATCGTTCTTCGATTTGCTACTTTCGATCTTGTACGTGGCGAATGGCGTCTCTATCAGCAGAATCTTACCAATGCCGCATCCACATCCGGCTCAATGGCAGTAAGCGCAGTCAGCATAGAGGAAAACAATGACAAGACACCTGTGAACTATGTATTGCCTCCCGGTATCAGTCGTGAGCAGGATCCAACGCAGCCACAGCTCGTTCAAAACAACGAACAGGCGTTGGCAATGACCGTTACCAACCTCGGGAACAAGGAATCAAAGGCCGTTTACAAGAACACGACGCTCGATATCCGTCAGTATAAACGATTGCAGATGTTCGTTCACGCGAACGCCTTGGCGCAGAATACGACAAATCTCACGGACAATCAGTTGGCGGTGTTCATTCGTTTGGGTTCTGACTACAAGAACAACTATTACGAATATGAAATTCCTTTGAAACTTACACCTGAAGGTAAATATGATACGTATTCAAGACAGGACTGCGAAGCCGTTTGGCCTGTGGAGAATATGCTCGATATTCCCATTTCTCTCTTCACGGAAGCGAAGCGACAGCGAAATGCCGGCCGAGGAAACGGAACGGCAAGCTACAATCGTGAATACTCTATTTACGATGAAAAGAATCCTGCCAACCGTGTCAGCGTGATGGGTAATCCGACACTGGGCGAAATCAAGACGATGATTGTAGGTGTGCGCAACCTCTCCGGAGCAGAAAAGAGCGGCGAAGTGTGGCTGAACGAGCTTCGTCTGCTGGAGTTCAACAATGAAGGAGGATGGGCTGCACGAGGACAGTTGAACATCCAACTGTCAGACTTCGGTACGGTAGACGTGAATGCAAGCCACAGCACCGACGGATTCGGTGGACTGGAGCAGGGAGTGAGCGAGCGCAAACAGGAAAGCAACACGGATGTGTCCGTTACCGCCAGTCTTGAACTGGGCAAGTTCTTCCCCGACAAGGCGAAGGTTTCCGCACCTTTATATTATAGTGTAACCAAGAGTGAGAGTCGTCCGAAATACAATCCTCTCGACACCGATATGGAATTGGATGCTGCTCTCGATGCGGCTGTCAGTCAGCACGAGCGCGATTCCATTGAGTCTATTGCCGTAACGAAGCGCACAACGACCAACTTCTCGCTGTCGAATGTGCGTGTAGGCATTCAGACCAAGAGGCATCCGATGCCTTACGATCCTGCCAACTTCTCATTCTCGTACAGTCATTCCCACACACGCACAACCGGTGAGACCACCGTTTACGAGACAGAGGACAACTGGCGCGGAGCAATGAATTACAGTTGGACACCCGTTTACAAGTCGTGGGGACCGTTCAAGAAACTTATCAAGAGCAAGTCGAAGTATTTCGACATTCTCAAACGCTTTGAATTGAACTGGTTGCCGCAGAATATCGCATTCCATACAGAGCTTACCCGTAACTACTACGAGTTGCAGGAACGCGATATGGAGTCTACCGAGAACTCAATGCTGCCGCTCACTTTCAACGAACAGTTCCTTTGGAACCGTGATTTCTCGCTCCGTTGGGATTTCACGCGCAACCTCCATGTAAACTTCCAGAGTGCCACGCACGCCGAAATAGAGGAACCCTACACGCCAATCAACAAGGACTTGTATGCCGACCGCTATGAAGCGTGGAAAGATTCCGTGTGGACGAGCATCAAGAACCTCGGAACGCCACTCGATTATCAGCAGAACTTCACGCTTTCCTACCAGTTGCCGCTGAATATGATTCCGATATTCGACTGGCTGAATGCCGATGCCAACTATACGGCAGCCTATACTTGGGTGAGAGGAACCAACCTCGAGAACGGAACTTCGTTGGGCAATACGATTACAACCAACCGTATGCTCAACATCAACACGACCTTGAACTTCGAGCGTCTCTACAATCATATTCCGTTCCTGAAGAAAACAAACGAACGGTTCAACAAGCCAATGACGAGACCGACAGCGAAAAAACGGGAAAAGATCAGACTCGGCAAACAGACACTCGCCGGGCAGAAGGAAGATGAGGATAAGAAAAAGGAACTGCCCAAGAATGCAAAGAGCTTTGAAAAGGAGATTACGATACCTGCCGATACGGCAATCATAGTTTCCCATTCCAAGAAGACGAAGCGTCTGAATCTGTCGCTGAAGGATGCAGACGGCCATTCCGTGAAACTGAAGTGGAAGAAACTGGATGAAAACCGTGTGAAACTCTACAACAAGACTGACTCCATTCTGCGCCTGAAAGTTACCGTTACGCCGAAAGAGCCACTCGACGACAAGGGATGGTACAAGACTGCACAGGTAATAGCGCGGGGATTGATGATGGTGCGCAATGCAAGCATATCCTATCGCAACCAGTATTCTATGTCGTTGCCGGGCTTTATGCCTACTATTGGCGATGCTTTCGGGCAGACGCGTGGTCAGGGAGCGATGTCGCCGGGGTTGGATTTTGCGTTTGGAATGGTTGGCGACAGCTATATTGATAAGGCAAGGGAAAACAACTGGCTCCTGATGAACGACAGCGTAGCTACGCCTGCCACCACCAATAAGACGGAAGATTTGCAGCTGCGCATCACGCTCGAGCCGATTCGCGACTTGAAGATCGACCTTAATGCGAGCCGCACGGAAACGAAATCGAAGAGTGTTCAGTATATGTATGTAGGCAATCCTACCACACAGAGCGGATCACTCACGATGACAACGCTCTCGCTGGGCACGGCATTTGAAAGTATGGGCAATGCAAACAACGGTTACAGGAGCACGACGTTTGAGAAGTTCGTGCATTCGCTTGATGCCGTGCGCAATCGTGTTGAGGCTCAGTACCACGGAGCGAGCTATCCACTCTCTTATGGTGGCGGAAAGTTCAATCCGAGCGTTGGACGCGTGGACAAGTATAGTGCCGACGTGATGATTCCGGCTTTCCTCAATGCATATACAAGTATGAGTGGGAACGGACTGAACATCTTCCCGACGCTGAAGAGTATGCTGCCTAACTGGACTGTCCGTTACAGCGGCTTGTCCCGTCTGCCGTTCTTCCAGCAGTATTTCAAGAGCGTGAACATCAATCACTCATACAAGAGTATCTTTGCCATCGGTTCCTATCAGAGTTACAGCACGTGGCAGGAATATATGAACGGTCTCGGATTCGTTGCCGACGCTGCTTCGGGCGCACCTGTCCCAAGTTCGATGTACAATATCTCGCAGGTGAGCATCAATGAGGCCTTCTCTCCATTGCTGGGTGTGGACGTTACGATGCAGAACAACCTCACGGCACGATTGGAATACCGTCAGACGCGCGTTCTCTCACTCTCAATGACGAGTGTTCAGGTAAACGAAGCCACTTCAAAAGACTGGGTTGTGGGCATCGGCTACCGTATTAATAATGTGAACCTCTTCGGTGGGCGCAACACCCGATTGGTAAAGAACAACAAGAAAAAGAATGGCAAGGCGGCAGAGCAAAGCGGCCAGAACAATTCCATCAGCCGAAACAATGGCGGACTGAACCGAGACCTGAACCTGCGTCTCGACCTGAGCTACCGCAAACAGGCTGCCATTACGCGCGACATTGCGACGCTGGCTTCGGCTGCATCCAGTGGAAACACGGCATTCAAGGCTTCGTTTATGGGCGACTATACGTTGAGCAGAATGATAACGGCGAGCGTTTATTACGATTTGCAAATCAACACGCCGTTGTTGTCGTCGAGCAGTTATCCTACTACGACACACGATTTCGGTGTAAGCCTTAAGCTCAGCCTTACGCGATGA